Part of the Halomarina litorea genome is shown below.
TCGAGCACCAGGAGAGCGCGGTGAGTCGCCTGCGGACGGAACTCACCGCCGAGCGGGACCGCCGGGCTTCGCGGCTGAAAGCCGACCTCGCGGCGGACCTCGCCGCACTCAGAGGGCCGGTCGAGGACCTCGTCCACGCCGCCCTCGAACTGGACGTGGAACTGGCCGTCTCGCGGTTCGCCCGCGATTTCGAGTGCGTCCTTCCCGAGTTCGAGGATGGCGCGGGAATCGACATCGAGGGTGGGCGTTCCCCCTTGCTGGACGTCGACTTCGACCTCGTGGACCCGGTGGACTACCGCGTCGGGGGCGTGGCGCTCCTCTCGGGGGTGAACTCCGGCGGGAAGACGTCGACCATCGACCTTGTGGGCCTGACCGTCGTCCTCGCACAGATGGGTCTCCCGGTGCCCGCCGAGGGCGTCACGCTGGAACGCTTCGACGCCCTGCACTATCAGGCGAAGAGTCAGGGCACCCTCGATGCGGGGGCGTTCGAGGCCACCCTCCGGGAGTTCGGCGGCCTCGTGACCGGCCCCGGCAACAGGTTGGTGCTCGTGGACGAACTGGAGAGCATCACGGAACCGGGGGCGAGCGCCCGCATCATCGCGGGCATCCTCGAAGCCCTCCACGAACAGGGGGCGACGGCGGTGTTCGTCTCGCACCTCGCGGGCGAGATTCGGGACGCGACGGGCTTCGACGTGCAGGTCGACGGCATCGAGGCGGTCGGACTGGTCGACGGCGAGTTGCGCGTCGAGCGGTCGCCCGTGAAGGGGCGACTCGCCCGGTCGACGCCCGAACTCATCGTCGAGAAACTCGCCGAGAGCGACGCGGACAACGACTTCTACCGGCGGCTCCTGACGAAGTTCGAAGCGGACGCCTGAGCGACTCACGAGGGTACAATCGGCCGATTCGCCGACGCGTCAGACGGGCGTACGCCGAACGCTTATGTGCTCTGCGTAGCGAGGTGAAAGTGATGGCCGACGACGAGATGCTGTCGTGGGACGAGTCCGTCTTCCGCGACGAGCACGTCTTCGAGATCGACTACCTCCCCGAGACGTTCCGCCACCGGGACGAGCAGATGCAGAGCCTGAAGTACGCGCTGCGTCCCGCGGTCCGGGGCTCTCGGCCCCTGAACGTGATGGCCCGCGGCCCGCCGGGGACGGGAAAGACCACGGCGGTCCAGAAGCTCTTCGGCGAGTTGCGGACCGTCTCGGACGTGAACGTCGCGCAGGTGAACTGCCAGGTCGACTCCACCCGGTACGCCGTGTTCTCACGGCTGTTCGAGGAGATGTTCGAGTACGAACCGCCCACGAGCGGTATCTCGTTCAAGAAGCTCTTCGGGCAGATCACCGACCGACTGGTCGAGGACGACGAGGTGCTCGTGGTGGCGCTCGACGACGTGAACTACCTGTTCTACGAAGGGGAGGCGTCCGACACCCTCTACTCGCTTCTCCGGGCGCACGAGGCGCACTCGGGCGCGAAGATCGGCGTCATCCTCATCTCCTCGGACCTGAACCTCGACATCGTCGACGAACTGGACACGCGCGTCCAGTCCGTCTTCCGCCCCGAGGAGGTGTACTTCCCCCGGTACGACGAACCCGAAATCGCGGACATCCTCCGCGAACGCGTCGAGCGCGGCTTCCGCGAGAACGTCGCCGCGCCGGACGTGGTCGAACGGGTCGCCGAACTGACCGCCGAGACGGGCGGCGACCTCCGGGTGGGCATCGACCTCCTCCGGCGGGCGGGGCTGACAGCCGAGATGC
Proteins encoded:
- a CDS encoding ORC1-type DNA replication protein, producing MADDEMLSWDESVFRDEHVFEIDYLPETFRHRDEQMQSLKYALRPAVRGSRPLNVMARGPPGTGKTTAVQKLFGELRTVSDVNVAQVNCQVDSTRYAVFSRLFEEMFEYEPPTSGISFKKLFGQITDRLVEDDEVLVVALDDVNYLFYEGEASDTLYSLLRAHEAHSGAKIGVILISSDLNLDIVDELDTRVQSVFRPEEVYFPRYDEPEIADILRERVERGFRENVAAPDVVERVAELTAETGGDLRVGIDLLRRAGLTAEMRASRTVELEDVETAYDKSKYVHLSRHLQGLSDSEIALVRVIAAHDGERAGDVYEAFEAETGLGYTRYSELINKLDQLGLIEATYTSVEGRGRSRELSLAYDASAVLERLE